Proteins from a genomic interval of Brachybacterium vulturis:
- a CDS encoding sulfatase-like hydrolase/transferase: protein MSAPTGDADLPDIVVILADDLGHADLSCYGATAFSTPALDALAARGLRFTDAHAASAVCTPSRYALLTGRHPWRSPLRSAVLGGTDGALIAEDVPTLAGTLRERGYLTAAIGKWHLGLDWQLRDGTRRRIAPEAGFRPSMEADGWDVDFTEPFENGPLERGFDHFVGISGSLDMPPYCILSGDRAETVPTEEKTPRVTSQRPGPAAPGWVDADVDPRFAREAVDWLRRTTPVGPQDPPRFLYLATAAPHRPCLPPEEHRGRSGIGPRADAILMIDDIVDRVEAALENSSRPCLVVFASDNGAPTCYPEDGALEDHLPNGALRGQKADVYDGGHRVPLIVSGDGLPARVDERLVSLLDLFPSLLAHVEAIAEAQRAPRRPGERAVLDLDGAADLLRPSSGPSRVVGATAFDGSLVLMREKETACFSTGSGGFSEPVGVPTRTDGEEGQFYDRAADPRQSTDLWEAAGARRREMVAQFIDETGYGDLP, encoded by the coding sequence GTGAGCGCTCCCACGGGGGACGCGGACCTGCCGGACATCGTCGTCATCCTCGCCGACGACCTGGGCCACGCCGATCTGTCGTGCTACGGCGCGACCGCCTTCAGCACACCCGCCCTCGACGCGCTGGCGGCACGGGGGCTCCGCTTCACCGATGCCCACGCGGCCTCAGCGGTCTGCACACCGAGCCGGTACGCGCTGCTCACCGGTCGTCACCCCTGGCGGTCCCCGCTGCGCTCCGCAGTCCTCGGCGGGACCGATGGCGCCCTGATCGCCGAGGACGTCCCGACCCTCGCCGGCACGCTGCGCGAGCGCGGCTACCTGACGGCGGCCATCGGCAAATGGCATCTCGGGCTCGACTGGCAGCTGCGGGACGGGACCCGGCGACGGATCGCTCCCGAGGCGGGCTTCCGACCGTCCATGGAGGCCGACGGCTGGGACGTCGACTTCACGGAGCCGTTCGAGAACGGTCCCCTGGAGCGGGGCTTCGACCATTTCGTCGGGATCTCCGGGTCGCTGGACATGCCGCCGTACTGCATCCTGTCCGGCGACCGTGCGGAGACCGTCCCCACCGAGGAGAAGACACCGCGGGTCACCTCCCAGCGCCCCGGGCCGGCCGCTCCGGGATGGGTGGACGCGGATGTCGATCCGCGCTTCGCCCGGGAGGCCGTCGACTGGCTGCGGCGGACCACCCCGGTCGGTCCGCAGGACCCGCCGCGCTTCCTGTACCTGGCCACCGCCGCTCCGCATCGGCCGTGCCTTCCGCCCGAGGAGCATCGCGGACGCTCCGGAATCGGGCCGCGAGCGGACGCGATCCTGATGATCGACGACATCGTCGATCGCGTGGAGGCGGCGCTCGAGAACTCCTCGCGACCGTGTCTGGTCGTCTTCGCCTCGGACAACGGCGCCCCGACCTGCTACCCGGAGGACGGCGCGCTCGAGGACCACCTGCCCAACGGTGCGCTGCGCGGGCAGAAGGCGGACGTCTACGACGGCGGGCACCGGGTGCCGCTCATCGTCAGCGGGGACGGTCTGCCGGCGCGCGTCGACGAGCGACTGGTGAGCCTGCTGGACCTGTTCCCGAGCCTGCTCGCGCACGTGGAGGCGATCGCGGAGGCCCAGCGGGCACCCCGCCGCCCCGGGGAGCGGGCAGTGCTGGACCTCGACGGTGCCGCGGACCTGCTGCGTCCCTCCTCCGGCCCGTCCCGTGTGGTGGGTGCGACCGCCTTCGACGGCTCCCTCGTGCTCATGCGGGAGAAGGAGACAGCCTGCTTCTCGACGGGATCCGGCGGGTTCAGCGAGCCCGTCGGCGTCCCCACCCGCACCGACGGCGAGGAGGGGCAGTTCTACGACCGTGCCGCTGATCCGCGGCAGAGCACCGACCTCTGGGAGGCCGCGGGCGCCCGTCGCCGCGAGATGGTCGCCCAGTTCATCGACGAGACGGGATATGGAGATCTCCCATGA
- a CDS encoding ROK family protein: protein MSAESVVGVDIGGTSVTADLVTREGELIATLSRRTGHGEVAVETVRSLLAETVETAASLESELRGIGVISPGHVEEETGLVRFASNLGWNDMPLADTLRRIPGIAEVPLAVGHDVRWAGIAEGAFGAARGVRDYAVLSIGTGIAACLVVDGAVLAGATGSAGEVGHATAVPGGDECACGRIGCLDAYASGAGLLRRYARRSGRTDVESVAELLAVLGEDRHARAVWDEAIDALAAGLCTMIMTTDPAMVSLVGGVSQAGETLTSPLTGRLAAELGWKSVPPLVVSPLQAIPGRAGAVLLGMRSAGRSREATAWSTESVAGWAHAPVLERTP, encoded by the coding sequence GTGAGCGCCGAGAGCGTCGTCGGGGTCGACATCGGGGGCACGTCGGTCACCGCAGACCTGGTGACCCGCGAGGGCGAGCTGATCGCGACGCTCAGCCGCCGCACCGGTCACGGCGAGGTCGCGGTGGAGACCGTCCGCTCCCTCCTCGCCGAGACGGTGGAGACAGCGGCATCCCTGGAGAGCGAGCTGCGCGGCATCGGAGTGATCTCCCCCGGCCATGTCGAGGAGGAGACGGGTCTGGTGCGCTTCGCCTCGAACCTGGGCTGGAACGACATGCCCCTGGCGGACACCCTGCGCCGGATCCCCGGGATCGCCGAGGTGCCGCTCGCAGTGGGCCACGACGTGCGATGGGCCGGTATCGCGGAGGGAGCCTTCGGCGCGGCCCGGGGCGTCCGCGACTATGCCGTGCTGTCGATCGGCACCGGGATCGCAGCCTGTCTGGTCGTGGACGGTGCCGTGCTCGCCGGCGCGACGGGCAGCGCGGGGGAGGTCGGACACGCCACCGCAGTACCCGGCGGCGATGAGTGCGCGTGCGGCCGGATCGGCTGCTTGGACGCCTACGCCTCCGGAGCCGGGCTGCTCCGACGCTACGCGAGGCGGAGCGGGCGCACGGACGTCGAGTCCGTCGCCGAGCTGCTCGCCGTGCTCGGCGAGGATCGCCATGCCCGCGCCGTCTGGGACGAGGCGATCGATGCCCTCGCCGCCGGCCTGTGCACCATGATCATGACGACGGACCCCGCCATGGTGAGCCTGGTGGGCGGGGTCTCGCAGGCAGGGGAGACGCTGACCTCGCCGCTGACCGGACGGCTGGCCGCCGAGCTCGGCTGGAAGTCCGTGCCGCCGCTGGTGGTCAGCCCGCTGCAGGCGATCCCGGGACGCGCCGGTGCCGTGCTGCTGGGGATGCGCAGCGCCGGGAGGAGCCGGGAGGCGACCGCGTGGTCCACGGAGTCCGTCGCCGGGTGGGCGCACGCCCCCGTCCTCGAGCGGACTCCATGA
- a CDS encoding ABC transporter ATP-binding protein, with protein MKQDTHHEHRAGSADAARPLLQISDLHVSIPQRKGTVTPLRGVDLTLEAGRTIGIVGESGSGKTMTSLAIMGLLPGNGRVTSGTIEFDGTDLAAVDEDRARRRRGSDIGMIFQDPMTSLNPTMTIGEQVSEGARVHERLSKRAAHARAVEILDRVGMPRPQSIARDYPHQLSGGMRQRAMIAMALVNHPKLLIADEPTTALDVTTQRQILDLIEDIQEEFGSAAILVTHDLGVVAGRADDVAVMYAGRVVEQAPARTLFEEPAHQYTRALLAALPERAVQGSGRLYAIPGMPPNLGDQIEGCPFAPRCHGVQDDCLTGTVQPVVIGDGHVAACLHPGGEEIGGTADGTPAEVAPTGDGPGERASADGADQDVLEVSGATKEYPALGGSIVRRKVGTISAVSDVSFTVRPGETFGLVGESGCGKSTLGRLVAMLETPTSGSLRLEGSDITGLKGREARTAHRRIQMMFQDSTAAMDPRMRIDEILTEPLDIQKVGSAGSRADLVEDLVSDVGLADDALERYPHEFSGGQLQRVGLARSLALEPRLVVCDEPVSALDVSVQAQVLNLMKDVQAEHALAYLFISHDLSVVSYMSDRIGVMYLGHMVEQGPAEEISARPRHPYTRVLIDAVPTVDQQEDRERLFVEGELPSAADPPSGCRFRTRCPFAQEICATAPPVHEFGTEDDSHTVACHFPLPADGSLPVRAGAAR; from the coding sequence ATGAAGCAGGACACGCACCACGAGCACCGCGCCGGGAGCGCCGACGCCGCCAGGCCGCTGCTGCAGATCTCCGACCTCCACGTGTCGATCCCCCAGCGCAAGGGAACGGTCACCCCGCTGCGCGGGGTCGACCTCACCCTCGAGGCCGGACGGACGATCGGCATCGTCGGGGAGTCGGGCAGCGGCAAGACCATGACGTCCCTGGCGATCATGGGACTGCTGCCGGGGAACGGACGCGTCACCTCGGGGACCATCGAGTTCGACGGCACCGATCTGGCGGCGGTCGACGAGGACCGGGCGCGCCGCCGCCGCGGCAGCGACATCGGGATGATCTTCCAGGACCCGATGACCTCGCTGAACCCGACGATGACGATAGGCGAGCAGGTCAGCGAAGGAGCGCGCGTCCATGAGCGGCTGTCGAAGCGGGCGGCGCACGCTCGCGCGGTCGAGATCCTCGACCGGGTCGGCATGCCGCGACCGCAGAGCATCGCGCGCGACTACCCCCATCAGCTGTCCGGAGGCATGCGCCAGCGCGCAATGATCGCGATGGCGCTGGTCAACCACCCCAAGCTCCTCATCGCCGACGAGCCGACGACGGCTCTGGACGTGACCACCCAGCGCCAGATCCTCGATCTCATCGAGGACATCCAGGAGGAGTTCGGCTCGGCGGCGATCCTCGTGACCCACGATCTCGGGGTCGTGGCCGGTCGTGCCGACGATGTGGCGGTCATGTACGCAGGCCGCGTGGTGGAGCAGGCCCCGGCCAGAACGCTGTTCGAGGAACCCGCCCATCAGTACACCCGCGCATTGCTGGCGGCCCTCCCGGAGCGCGCCGTCCAGGGCAGCGGGCGGCTCTACGCGATCCCGGGGATGCCGCCGAACCTGGGCGACCAGATCGAGGGCTGCCCGTTCGCACCGCGGTGCCACGGTGTCCAGGACGACTGCCTGACCGGGACCGTCCAGCCGGTGGTCATCGGCGACGGGCACGTCGCCGCCTGCCTCCACCCCGGGGGTGAGGAGATCGGCGGCACCGCGGACGGGACTCCCGCCGAGGTCGCGCCCACCGGGGACGGCCCCGGCGAGAGGGCGTCGGCCGATGGCGCCGATCAGGACGTGCTCGAGGTCTCGGGCGCGACCAAGGAGTACCCGGCGCTCGGCGGATCGATCGTGCGCCGGAAGGTGGGGACGATCAGCGCGGTGAGCGATGTCAGCTTCACCGTGCGCCCCGGGGAGACGTTCGGTCTGGTCGGGGAGTCCGGATGCGGGAAGTCGACGCTGGGACGCCTGGTGGCGATGCTGGAGACGCCGACGTCGGGGTCCCTGCGCCTGGAGGGGTCCGACATCACCGGGCTGAAGGGTCGAGAAGCACGCACTGCGCACCGACGGATCCAGATGATGTTCCAGGACTCGACCGCCGCGATGGACCCGCGGATGAGGATCGACGAGATCCTCACCGAGCCCCTGGACATCCAGAAGGTGGGCTCCGCCGGCTCCCGCGCCGACCTGGTCGAGGACCTCGTGAGCGACGTCGGGCTGGCCGATGACGCACTGGAGCGCTACCCCCACGAGTTCTCCGGTGGACAGCTGCAGCGCGTGGGCCTGGCCCGCTCGCTCGCGCTGGAACCGCGCTTGGTGGTCTGCGACGAGCCCGTCAGCGCCCTGGACGTCTCCGTGCAGGCCCAGGTGCTGAACCTGATGAAGGACGTGCAGGCCGAGCATGCCCTGGCCTACCTCTTCATCAGCCATGACCTCTCGGTGGTCAGCTACATGTCGGACCGCATCGGGGTGATGTACCTCGGTCACATGGTCGAGCAGGGACCGGCCGAGGAGATCAGCGCCCGGCCCCGACACCCCTACACCCGGGTGCTCATCGACGCCGTCCCCACGGTCGACCAGCAGGAGGACCGTGAGCGCCTGTTCGTGGAGGGCGAGCTGCCGAGTGCCGCCGACCCGCCCTCCGGGTGCCGCTTCCGGACCCGGTGCCCCTTCGCCCAGGAGATCTGCGCGACCGCCCCGCCCGTCCACGAGTTCGGCACCGAGGACGACTCCCACACCGTCGCATGCCACTTCCCGCTGCCGGCGGACGGCTCGTTGCCGGTCCGTGCCGGGGCCGCGAGGTGA
- a CDS encoding ABC transporter permease yields MTSPIAPSDPGPEAHEPPPAPHLRRRRRSSLGRQGVEVFVENRLAVVGLLLIVGLVSFSFLGPLLHQTDQVHTDLANAYVAPGIAGYILGSDGVGYDQLGRLMLGGQTSLIVGLSAGLLATAIGTVWGATAGFVGGWVDAVMMRVVDSLMSIPALFLFMLIATIVTPTVPILVLIIAAFAWLNPARMVRGDAIALRSRDFIVAMRGMGGGPARAVRKHIVRNAIGTVIVNATFQIADAILYVAYLSFLGLGVPPPAANWGGMLSSGLSEIYSEHWWLIYPPGILIIVLVLAFNFVGDGLRDAFEVRLRKR; encoded by the coding sequence ATGACCAGTCCCATCGCTCCTTCGGACCCGGGCCCGGAGGCTCACGAGCCTCCGCCCGCGCCTCACCTCAGACGGCGACGCCGCAGCAGCCTCGGACGCCAGGGCGTCGAGGTGTTCGTCGAGAACCGTCTCGCCGTCGTCGGCCTCCTGCTCATCGTCGGGCTGGTGAGCTTCAGCTTCCTGGGCCCGCTCCTGCACCAGACCGACCAGGTGCACACCGATCTCGCCAACGCCTATGTCGCTCCCGGCATCGCCGGGTACATCCTGGGATCCGATGGTGTCGGGTACGACCAGCTGGGCCGCCTCATGCTCGGTGGGCAGACCTCGCTGATCGTCGGCCTCTCCGCCGGGCTGCTGGCCACGGCCATCGGCACCGTCTGGGGAGCGACCGCCGGATTCGTGGGCGGCTGGGTCGATGCCGTGATGATGCGCGTCGTCGACTCGCTGATGTCCATCCCGGCCCTGTTCCTCTTCATGCTCATCGCCACGATCGTCACCCCCACGGTCCCGATCCTGGTGCTGATCATCGCCGCCTTCGCCTGGCTCAACCCCGCACGCATGGTGCGGGGGGACGCCATCGCACTGCGGTCCAGGGACTTCATCGTCGCCATGCGCGGCATGGGCGGAGGTCCTGCACGGGCCGTGCGCAAGCACATCGTGCGCAACGCCATCGGGACGGTGATCGTCAACGCGACCTTCCAGATCGCCGACGCGATCCTGTACGTCGCCTACCTGTCGTTCCTGGGGCTCGGGGTGCCGCCGCCGGCCGCCAACTGGGGCGGCATGCTCTCCTCCGGCCTCTCGGAGATCTATTCGGAGCACTGGTGGCTGATCTATCCGCCGGGCATCCTCATCATCGTGCTGGTCCTCGCGTTCAACTTCGTGGGGGACGGCCTGCGCGACGCGTTCGAAGTCCGACTGAGGAAGAGGTGA
- a CDS encoding ABC transporter permease, translated as MIGRDDRSSTRPAIRKGRAQPMWQYVLRRCGQAVVVVILVTFLTFLLLHNLPGGAARSALGLGATQAQIAAYNEQMGYNEPFITQYVLYLSRLVSGDLGFSFQMNQPVAELIVQRLPKTVLLSVLAAAVALVIAVPLGALQATRRGKLPDYLVTWVALLAYATPLFFSGMLLIVLFSQTIPILPPQAPQGFGVRDILSDWQGLILPVGTLAIATLAAYTRYVRSTMIDNLQENYIRTARAKGLPGSRVVIRHALRNSLFPVISLLGMYIPVLFSGALVVEQLFNYPGMGLMFWQATQTRDFPILLATTTIVAIATVLGSLLADIAYAVADPRVRLSGGGE; from the coding sequence ATGATCGGCCGTGACGACCGGTCGTCGACACGACCAGCGATACGGAAAGGAAGAGCACAGCCGATGTGGCAGTACGTCCTTCGCAGGTGTGGTCAGGCGGTCGTGGTCGTCATCCTGGTCACCTTCCTCACCTTCCTCCTCCTGCACAATCTCCCCGGCGGGGCCGCCCGGAGCGCGCTCGGTCTCGGCGCCACCCAGGCCCAGATCGCCGCCTACAACGAACAGATGGGCTACAACGAACCGTTCATCACCCAGTACGTGCTGTACCTGTCGCGTCTGGTGTCGGGCGATCTCGGCTTCTCCTTCCAGATGAATCAGCCGGTCGCCGAGCTCATCGTCCAGCGGCTCCCCAAGACGGTGCTGCTCTCCGTCCTCGCGGCGGCGGTCGCCCTGGTCATCGCGGTGCCGCTCGGCGCGCTGCAGGCCACGCGCCGAGGAAAGCTGCCCGACTACCTCGTCACCTGGGTGGCGCTGCTCGCGTACGCGACGCCGCTGTTCTTCTCCGGGATGCTGCTGATCGTCCTGTTCTCCCAGACGATCCCGATCCTGCCACCGCAGGCACCGCAGGGATTCGGGGTGCGGGACATCCTCTCGGACTGGCAGGGCCTGATCCTTCCGGTGGGCACGCTCGCCATCGCGACGCTCGCCGCCTACACGCGGTACGTGCGCTCCACGATGATCGACAACCTGCAGGAGAACTACATCCGCACCGCGCGGGCGAAGGGGCTGCCGGGATCCCGGGTCGTCATCCGCCATGCGCTGCGCAACAGCCTGTTCCCCGTGATCTCCCTGCTCGGCATGTACATCCCCGTGCTCTTCTCCGGTGCGCTCGTCGTCGAGCAGCTCTTCAACTATCCGGGCATGGGCCTGATGTTCTGGCAGGCGACCCAGACCCGTGACTTCCCGATCCTGCTGGCGACGACCACCATCGTCGCGATCGCCACCGTGCTGGGGTCGCTGCTGGCCGATATCGCCTATGCCGTCGCCGATCCCCGAGTACGTCTCAGCGGAGGTGGAGAATGA
- a CDS encoding peptide ABC transporter substrate-binding protein → MMTSTPRLTHRIAAGAAALMLALAGCSETSSAPEGAAAEGESVSVAMTTPTWILPISQPGKTQGENAIFISGLYPSLFSYELGGEDEFNLDRERSMAESVEVSEDGLTYTITLKDLQWSDGEPITTRDVEFWFNLVAANKEDWASYTEGGFPDNVEAFETIDEKTFTLTTTEAYAPGWYIGNQLNALTPMPQHVWDKTSDDGEIGDFDREAESAKKVFEYLITAAEDPASYASNPLWDTVSGAWELGEFTPGGQFSFVPNDAYEGEDQPTLSEVVFKPFTDDNSQFNVLRSGGIDYGYIPPGALDQKPVIEQAGYTVEPWHGWSITYMALNFANPETGPLFEQKYLRQAMQQLIDQESISEVVWNETAAPTCGPVPQEPGSAGTMEGCAYQFDPEAAIQLLEDNGWNVVPDGVSTCADPGTGEGQCGEGVEEGDELSFTLVSQSGFTATSRMMAEIQSQFAQAGIELNIQEVPDSVAVTQACEPGAECTWDMSFFGSQGSWYYPVYASGERLFASDAPVNLGSYSDERADELIKATKFSSDPAALEKYNDYLAEDLPVLWMPNPVNRVSAFKSDIKGISPQDPMLYMYPQDWSRD, encoded by the coding sequence ATGATGACGTCGACCCCGAGGCTCACACATCGGATCGCGGCCGGAGCGGCCGCCTTGATGCTCGCCCTCGCCGGGTGCTCGGAGACCAGCTCCGCACCCGAGGGCGCCGCCGCGGAGGGCGAGTCGGTCTCGGTCGCGATGACGACACCGACCTGGATCCTCCCGATCTCCCAGCCGGGCAAGACCCAGGGGGAGAACGCCATCTTCATCAGCGGCCTGTACCCCTCGCTCTTCTCGTACGAGCTCGGGGGCGAGGACGAGTTCAACCTCGATCGCGAACGGTCGATGGCCGAGAGCGTCGAGGTCTCCGAGGACGGTCTGACCTACACGATCACCCTCAAGGATCTGCAGTGGTCCGATGGGGAGCCCATCACGACCCGCGATGTGGAGTTCTGGTTCAACCTGGTGGCGGCGAACAAGGAGGACTGGGCCTCGTACACCGAGGGCGGTTTCCCGGACAACGTCGAAGCGTTCGAGACGATCGATGAGAAGACCTTCACCCTCACCACCACAGAGGCCTACGCGCCGGGCTGGTACATCGGGAACCAGCTCAATGCGCTGACCCCCATGCCCCAGCACGTGTGGGACAAGACCTCGGACGATGGCGAGATCGGCGATTTCGACCGTGAGGCAGAATCGGCGAAGAAGGTCTTCGAGTACCTCATCACCGCCGCCGAGGATCCGGCCTCGTACGCCTCGAACCCGCTCTGGGACACCGTCTCCGGTGCCTGGGAGCTGGGCGAGTTCACGCCCGGCGGTCAGTTCTCGTTCGTCCCGAACGACGCGTACGAGGGCGAGGACCAGCCCACGCTCTCCGAGGTCGTCTTCAAGCCGTTCACCGACGACAACTCGCAGTTCAACGTGCTGCGCTCCGGCGGGATCGACTACGGGTACATCCCCCCGGGTGCTCTGGACCAGAAGCCGGTGATCGAGCAGGCCGGGTACACCGTCGAACCGTGGCACGGCTGGTCGATCACGTACATGGCGCTGAACTTCGCCAATCCCGAGACGGGCCCGCTCTTCGAGCAGAAGTACCTCCGCCAGGCGATGCAGCAGCTCATCGACCAGGAGAGCATCTCCGAGGTCGTCTGGAACGAGACCGCCGCTCCGACCTGTGGTCCCGTCCCGCAGGAGCCCGGCTCCGCCGGAACGATGGAGGGCTGCGCCTACCAGTTCGACCCTGAAGCTGCGATCCAGCTGCTGGAGGACAACGGCTGGAACGTGGTGCCGGACGGTGTCAGCACGTGCGCCGACCCCGGCACGGGCGAGGGCCAGTGCGGCGAGGGCGTCGAGGAAGGGGACGAGCTCTCCTTCACCCTGGTGAGCCAGTCGGGCTTCACCGCCACCTCTCGGATGATGGCGGAGATCCAGAGCCAGTTCGCGCAGGCCGGCATCGAGCTGAACATCCAGGAGGTGCCCGACTCCGTCGCGGTCACCCAGGCGTGCGAGCCGGGCGCCGAGTGCACCTGGGACATGTCCTTCTTCGGGTCCCAGGGATCCTGGTACTACCCGGTGTACGCCTCGGGCGAGCGCCTCTTCGCGAGCGATGCGCCCGTGAACCTCGGCAGCTATTCCGATGAGAGGGCCGACGAGCTGATCAAGGCCACGAAGTTCTCCTCGGACCCCGCAGCCCTGGAGAAGTACAACGACTACCTCGCCGAGGATCTGCCGGTGCTGTGGATGCCGAACCCGGTCAACCGCGTCAGCGCGTTCAAGTCCGACATCAAGGGCATCTCCCCGCAGGACCCGATGCTCTACATGTACCCGCAGGACTGGTCGCGAGACTGA
- a CDS encoding ROK family transcriptional regulator produces MSSDAAHSPRTSEASRRALALIVDGTVSSRAELRAQLGISASSASSLVRRLLDAGAIEEVADGPSTGGRRPARLQVIQNDAAWLVAELGGGHLRLGISTAKESLLQVRESRLDIADGPAATFAALRDDLAALVEDLPELRILSAAIALPGPVSALTGELITPARMPGWHGTHIVDELQEALGIPVQVENDARAAALGEFIARNESIPDLIYVKAGTGIGAGLISGGQLVHGGSGVAGDITHVPAPGAEGRQCSCGRTGCLETVASGAAIRRELIDQGLEVSSIGDVADFAMTFQPEAATAVRRSGKQLGTALSSLVNFLNPSAVIIGGALSGVDAYVAAVRSAIYDSSLAMTTQQLLIETTRAGSDAALIGLTRIARRSAPLPMPRSSTP; encoded by the coding sequence ATGTCGTCCGACGCCGCGCACAGTCCGAGAACGTCCGAGGCCTCTCGTCGCGCCCTGGCACTAATCGTGGACGGGACGGTCTCCTCCCGCGCCGAGCTGCGCGCTCAGCTGGGCATCTCGGCCTCGTCGGCGTCGAGCCTGGTGCGTCGCCTGCTGGACGCCGGAGCGATCGAGGAGGTGGCGGACGGCCCGTCGACCGGAGGGCGCCGTCCCGCACGGCTCCAGGTGATCCAGAACGACGCGGCGTGGCTCGTCGCCGAGCTCGGGGGCGGTCATCTGCGCCTCGGGATCAGCACGGCGAAGGAGAGCCTGCTCCAGGTGCGGGAGTCCCGCCTGGACATCGCCGACGGTCCTGCGGCGACGTTCGCCGCTCTCCGGGACGACCTGGCCGCGCTCGTCGAGGACCTCCCCGAGCTGCGGATCCTCTCCGCGGCCATCGCACTGCCGGGTCCCGTCTCCGCACTGACGGGCGAACTGATCACCCCGGCCCGCATGCCGGGATGGCACGGCACGCACATCGTGGACGAGCTCCAGGAGGCCCTGGGCATCCCGGTCCAGGTGGAGAACGACGCCCGGGCCGCCGCTCTCGGCGAGTTCATCGCCCGGAACGAATCGATCCCCGATCTGATCTACGTCAAGGCGGGCACGGGGATCGGCGCCGGGCTCATCTCCGGTGGACAGCTCGTCCACGGCGGGTCCGGCGTCGCCGGTGACATCACCCATGTGCCCGCACCCGGCGCGGAGGGCCGTCAGTGCTCCTGCGGCCGTACGGGCTGCCTCGAGACCGTCGCCAGCGGCGCCGCGATCCGGCGCGAACTCATCGACCAGGGCCTGGAGGTCTCGTCGATCGGTGACGTCGCCGATTTCGCCATGACGTTCCAGCCGGAGGCGGCGACCGCCGTCCGCCGCTCCGGCAAACAGCTGGGAACGGCCCTGTCCTCCCTGGTGAACTTCCTCAACCCCTCCGCGGTGATCATCGGCGGCGCGCTCTCCGGCGTCGATGCCTATGTCGCCGCGGTGCGCAGCGCGATCTACGACTCCAGCCTGGCGATGACCACGCAGCAGCTGCTGATCGAGACCACCCGCGCCGGCAGCGATGCCGCCCTGATCGGACTCACCCGGATCGCCCGGCGATCAGCGCCGCTGCCCATGCCCCGCAGCTCCACACCGTGA